A part of Rattus norvegicus strain BN/NHsdMcwi chromosome 4, GRCr8, whole genome shotgun sequence genomic DNA contains:
- the Vom1r96 gene encoding vomeronasal type-1 receptor 96, translated as MNKVNILPSDTNIKITLFSEVSVGISANSVLFFAHLCMFFEENRSKPIDLCIAFLSLTQLMLLVTMGLIAADMFMSQGIWDSTTCRSIIYFHRLLRGFNLCAACLLHILWTFTLSPRSSCLTKFKHKSPHHISCAFFSLCVLYMLFSSHLFVLIIATSNLTSDHFMYVTQSCSILPMSYSRTTMFSLVMVTREAFLISLMALFSGYMVTLLWRHKKQVQHLHSTSLSSKSSPQQRATRTILLLMSFFVVLYILDIVIFQSRTKFKDGSMFYSLHIIVSHSYATISPFVFIFSDKRIIKFLGSMSGRIINICLFSDGYGP; from the coding sequence ATGAATAAAGTCAACATACTCCCCTCTGACACTAACATAAAAATCACCCTGTTCTCTGAAGTGAGTGTTGGGATCTCAGCTAACAGTGTCCTGTTTTTTGCCCACCTCTGCATGTTCTTTGAAGAGAACAGGTCTAAGCCCATTGATCTGTGCATTGCTTTCTTATCCTTAACCCAACTAATGCTGCTTGTAACTATGGGACTCATAGCTGCGGACATGTTTATGTCTCAGGGGATATGGGATTCTACCACATGCAGGTCCATTATCTATTTTCACAGACTTTTGAGGGGTTTCAACCTTTGTGCTGCCTGTCTACTGCATATCCTTTGGACCTTCACTCTCAGTCCTAGAAGCTCCTGTTTaacaaaatttaaacataaatcTCCCCATCACATCTCATGtgcctttttttccctctgtgttCTCTATATGCTCTTTAGCAGTCACCTCTTTGTATTGATCATTGCTACCTCCAATTTAACCTCAGATCATTTTATGTATGTTACTCAGTCCTGCTCAATTCTACCCATGAGTTACTCCAGAACAACCATGTTTTCCTTAGTGATGGTCACAAGGGAAGCCTTTCTTATCAGTCTCATGGCTCTGTTCAGTGGGTACATGGTGACTCTCCTATGGAGACACAAGAAGCAGGTCCAGCATCTTCACAGCACCAGCCTTTCTTCAAAATCATCCCCACAGCAAAGGGCCACCAGGACCATCCTGTTGCTTATGAGCTTCTTTGTGGTTCTTTACATTTTAGATATTGTTATCTTCCAATCAAGGACAAAGTTCAAGGATGGGTCAATGTTCTACTCTTTGCACATTATTGTGTCCCATAGCTATGCCACCATCAgcccttttgtgtttattttctctgaCAAGCGCATAATCAAGTTTTTGGGGTCAATGAGTGGCagaataataaatatttgtttattcagTGATGGGTATGGACCCTGA